Proteins found in one Candidatus Bathyarchaeota archaeon genomic segment:
- a CDS encoding cyclophilin-like fold protein yields MPQKIKIHTNSTGYVEAEITEDKNPETAKALIDALPFESRVSRWGDEVYFDIPVSTSEENSQIEVEVGELGYWPSGSCFCIFFGRTPSSSGDKPAAASPVNVFGKVLGDATIFKDAKSGEIIRVEKA; encoded by the coding sequence ATGCCTCAAAAAATTAAAATTCATACAAATAGTACAGGATACGTAGAAGCGGAAATTACTGAGGATAAAAATCCAGAGACTGCTAAAGCATTAATAGATGCCTTACCTTTTGAATCTAGGGTTAGCAGATGGGGCGACGAAGTATATTTTGATATCCCAGTTAGCACCAGTGAGGAGAATTCACAGATCGAGGTTGAAGTTGGGGAGTTAGGATATTGGCCTTCGGGGAGTTGTTTCTGTATATTCTTTGGCAGAACGCCCTCAAGCAGCGGTGACAAACCAGCAGCGGCTAGCCCAGTTAATGTTTTTGGTAAGGTTTTAGGTGACGCTACAATATTCAAAGATGCAAAAAGTGGGGAAATTATTCGCGTAGAAAAAGCCTAA
- a CDS encoding N-acetyltransferase yields MYIDKRAQIEKNCLIGKGSHIFGKVKLMKNIRIGENTIIYGPALIGTGTYIGPNCVIGHPDREGLTSALLNSDELNWNSEEDLLKVGESCILRAGSVVYTNVSIGNAVETGHNILIREHVKIGNNAKIGTNSVVDGSCNIGSNVSIQTGVYICTNSEIEDAVFLGPNCVLTNDKYLMQKKTELLGPTVKKGASIGANATLMPGVIIGKGAIVGAEALVNENVPSRTVYVGLPAKLKRSMPADWKSILEKKKK; encoded by the coding sequence ATGTACATCGATAAAAGAGCTCAAATAGAAAAGAATTGCCTCATAGGAAAAGGGAGTCATATTTTTGGTAAAGTAAAGTTAATGAAAAATATCAGAATAGGTGAAAACACAATTATTTATGGTCCTGCCTTGATAGGAACAGGAACCTATATAGGACCCAATTGTGTAATTGGGCATCCAGATAGAGAAGGTTTAACATCTGCTCTATTAAACTCCGATGAGCTGAATTGGAATTCAGAAGAAGACCTTTTAAAAGTTGGTGAGAGCTGTATACTACGTGCTGGCTCAGTCGTATATACTAATGTAAGCATAGGTAATGCAGTTGAAACTGGACATAATATATTGATAAGAGAACATGTGAAAATTGGAAATAATGCAAAAATTGGTACAAATTCGGTTGTTGATGGTTCGTGTAACATTGGAAGTAATGTTTCAATTCAAACAGGCGTCTATATATGCACTAATTCTGAAATTGAAGATGCAGTTTTTTTGGGACCTAACTGTGTTTTGACCAATGATAAATATCTAATGCAAAAGAAAACTGAGCTATTGGGTCCAACCGTTAAAAAGGGTGCGAGTATAGGAGCAAATGCAACTTTAATGCCTGGTGTAATCATTGGTAAGGGAGCTATCGTGGGGGCAGAGGCTTTGGTTAATGAAAATGTACCTTCAAGAACTGTTTATGTAGGATTGCCGGCAAAATTGAAGAGATCTATGCCTGCAGATTGGAAATCAATATTAGAAAAAAAGAAAAAGTAA